DNA sequence from the Synechococcus sp. UW179A genome:
TCGACGCTGAACTCAGGGAAGGCGAAGCCGAACCCGCCAAGCTCGAAGGCTGATCGATTGATCAGTCTCTAAGCCCAGCAACAAGCCTCGCTTTGAGCGGGGCTTTTGTCTTGCGCTGGTTCCAGCGAAAGGCGCATGCCGGCCGTCACGAGCGCAACAGCTTGAAAAGCGCCCACAGTGCTGCCGCCGCAAGCAGCTAGTACAGCCATGACCACTGCAGCAAAATTGCCGCCAAGAGGCCCACGACAAACAGCACAAGAAATCTGCCGAGGGTCACACCAAGCTGAGTAAGGTCTCACCATCTAAGCCAACCCCATTGGCCGCATCGCCATGGCTGTGGTCCGTAGGGTTCTCACCAATGACTGCTGTTTAGATGAACGTGGACAAAGACTTGCAAAAGCAGGCACGCAAAAGCCTGCTTGGCACTGACCCCTCAATCGCCAAATACATGCAGGTGCTTGAGCATGAGGTCTGTCACCTCAAAAACTCAACTCACACTTAAGCCAGAAGATCGAGGTTCTGCAACAGCAGCGTGCAGGCTGATGAAATCAATGAGCCATCAGCTCAAGCAACTCTGAGGATCGCGCTGATCAGATTCGGGCGCTGCCGCAATTCAGAGGTGAACTCGCGGGCCAGGTTTCTGGCTTCCATCGCATCGGAGGCGTAAACGCAACCTTCTAGGGTTGCACCGCTGAGATCCCGGTAGCGCACCAAGTAGCGATTGATCGTTTGCAATGGTGTCATCAACTGGCTCCTGACCTAAGCGAACCCGAAACGGCGCGCGGCGCTCGTTTCAAACTCGCGTCTGATTTGCACAATCGCTTCGCGGGCGAAGGCTTTCTCGTTTTCCTGCGCTGTGATGATCTGTTTGGTGAGCTGACGTAACTGCTCAATGTCCTCACAGGCATCGATCTCACGAAACGACGATTCAAGGTTGAATTTCTGCTCAACCGACAAGTGATGGTTGGTCATGGTGCAGAGATGGCAAAAGCCTCACGTAAGTGAGACGTTGATTAGCTTGCCTCCAACGATCGCCACTCCTTGGCTCGATCGTGACAGTGAAATCCGCCCTGGGCCGAACACACGCTCAGGCTCAGGGCTTGATAAGCCAACCTTTGCAGGTGGCAGCGACGCTCAGAAACCGAGCTGATTGAGGATGCCCTGGCCGGTGAGCAGTTCGGTGCCCAGGCCTATCACGAAACCAAGCATGGCCAGGCGGCCATTCCAGGTTTCAGCGAAATTGACAAAGCCAAAGCGGCGTTGTGTGGTGTCAGTCATGGTTTTAGGTGCAATGGTTTCAGATGCAGAAGTGAATCAGGGAGATCAACCAGCGCAGTTGCAACCGCAGGGCTCATGGCCATGGCATGGCTCCCTATTGAGATGACCATTGGCGCAAGCTTGCGAACAGAAGAGCTGGTTGCCACGCCGCATGGCTTTGGCTTCCTCAACTGCGCAGCTGCAACCAGGACAGGCGCACTGAACAAGAACTGCTGTCATGGATGTCTCCGAGAAGGACCTTTTCTTTCTATGCCTGCCTCACTGCGCTGAGCAGAGGGGACAGCCGACCTCAGAGGTACGGTTTCAGGATCTTTCCGGACGAGTTGCAAAGAAGCAGATTCACAGGTTTTTTTTCATTTGACTCATCCACGCATCACAGAGGGCAACACATCCATCGGGTATCCGTAGCCGTTGTCACCGACGCGTGCATTTGCGCTGGCCAGCATGAGTGCATCTACATCGTTGGAGTTGGACTGATGAAAGCCAACAGCAACCGTTGCCAAGACCTGAACAAACAGCTGGCCATGTACCGCGCCTTCCGCGACATGGATGGCGTGGCAGCCGTGACCCGCGAGCTGCAGATGGACGCCTGCGCCTGCCCAGTCAAGAACTGAGCCTGATCGAGAGACCCAAAATCGTCCGGCACTCCTCAATCGCCGGAACCAGTCGAGACTGCCTGGAGAACGTCAAAGTC
Encoded proteins:
- a CDS encoding chlorophyll a/b-binding protein — protein: MTDTTQRRFGFVNFAETWNGRLAMLGFVIGLGTELLTGQGILNQLGF
- a CDS encoding conjugal transfer protein TrbI, coding for MTAVLVQCACPGCSCAVEEAKAMRRGNQLFCSQACANGHLNREPCHGHEPCGCNCAG